The window ggatgtgaatgtggatgaggatgtggatgtggatgaggatgaggatgaggatctgcctgtggttgtggatgaggatgtggatgtggatgtggatgaggatgtggatgtggatgattatgtggttgtggatgtggatgatGATGAAGTCTTGGATGAGGATGTGAatgtggatgaggatgaggatgtagttgtgaatgtggatgtggatgaggatgtggatgtgcctgtggttgttgttgtggatgtggatgtggttgtggataagGATGCGGATGTGGATGAGGAtaaggatgtggatgtggatgtgtatgaggatgaggatgtggatgtggatgaggataaggatgtggatgtggatgtgtatGAGGATaaggatgtggatgaggatgtggatgtggatgtggttgtggttgtggatgaggatgtggatgtggatatGGATGAGGAtttggatgtggttgtggatgaaaatgaggatgtggttgtggatgtggatgaggatgtggatgtgcctgtggatgtggatgaggatgtggatgtgcctgtggttgtggatgaggatgtgtttgcggttgtggatgaggatgtggttgtggatgaggatgtggttgtggataaggatgtggatgtggatgaggatgtggttgtggttgtggatgtggatgaggatgtggatgtggatgaggatgtggttatggatgaggatgaggatgtggttgtggttgtggatgaggatgtggttttggatgaggatgaggatgtggttgtggatgaggatgaggatgtggttgtggatgagggtgaggatgtggatgaggatgtggatgtggatgtggatgaggatgtggttggGGACGacgatgtggttgtggatgaggatgtggatgaggatgtggatgtggttgtggataagGATGCAGTTGTGGATaaggatgtggttgtggttgtggatgaggatgaggatgtgcCTGTGGTTATGGTTGTGGTTGATGTGGTTGTGGATAAGGATGCAGTTGTGGATaaggatgtggttgtggttgtggatgaggatgaggatgtgaatgtggatgaggatgtggatgtggatgaggatgaggatgaggatctgcctgtggttgtggttgtggatgaggatgtggatgtggttgtagatgaggatgtggatgtggatgagtatgtggttgtggatgtggatgatGATGAAGTcttggatgaggatgtggatgtggatgaggatgaggatgtagttgtgaatgtggatgtggatgtggatgaggatgtggatgtgcctgtggttgttgttgtggatgtggatgtggttgtggataagGATGcggatgtggatgtggttgtggatgtggttgtggataagGATGcggatgtggatgtggttgtggatgtggaagaggatgtggatgtggatgaggataaggatgtggatgtggatgtgtatGAGGATaaggatgtggatgaggatgtggatgtggttttggttgtggatgaggatgtggatgtggatatGGATGAGGAtttggatgtggttgtggatgaaaatgaggatgtggttgtggatgtggatgaggatgtggatgtgcctgtggatgtggatgaggatgtggatgtgcctgtggttgtggatgaggatgtgtttgtggttgtggatgaggatgtggttgtggatgaggatgaggatgtggttgtggataaggatgtggatgtggatgaggatgtggttgtggttgtggatgtggatgaggatgtggatgtggatgaggatgtggttatggatgaggatgaggatgtggttgtggttgtggatgaggatgtggttttggatgaggatgaggatgaggatgaggatgtggttgtggatgaggatgaggatgtggttgtggatgaggatgaggatgtgcCTGTGGttatggttgtggttgtggacgaggatgtggttgtggatgagggtgaggatgtggatgaggatgtggatgtggatgtggatgaggatgtggttggGGACGacgatgtggttgtggatgaggatgtggatgaggatgtggatgtggttgtggataagGATGCAGTTGTGGAtaaggatgtggttgtggatgtgcatgtggatgaggatgtggttggGGACGacgatgtggttgtggatgaggatgtggatgaggatgtggatgtggttgtggataagGATGCAGTTGTGGATaaggatgtggttgtggttgtggatgaggatgaggatgtgaatgtggatgaggatgtggatgtggatgaggatgaggatgaggatctgcctgtggttgtggatgaggatgtggatgtggttgtggatgaggatgtggatgtggatgattatgtggttgtggatgtggatgatGATGAAGTCTTGGATGAGGATGTGAatgtggatgaggatgaggatgtagttgtgaatgtggatgtggatgaggatgtggatgtgcctgtggttgttgttgtggatgtggatgtggttgtggataagGATgcggatgtggatgaggatgtggttgtggatgtggaagaggatgtggatgtggatgaggataaggatgtggatgtggatgtgtatgaggatgaggatgtggatgtggatgtggttttggttgtggatgaggatgtggatgtggatatGGATGAGGAtttggatgtggttgtggatgaaaatgaggatgtggttgtggatgtggatgaggatgtggatgtgcctgtggatgtggatgaggatgtggatgtgcctgtggttgtggatgaggatgtgtttgcggttgtggatgaggatgtggttgtggatgaggatgaggatgtggttgtggataaggatgtggatgtggatgaggatgtggttgtggttgtggatgaggatgaggatgtggatgtggatgtggatgaggatgtggttatggatgaggatgaggatgtggttgtggttgtggatgaggatgtggttttggatgaggatgaggatgaggatgtggttgtggatgaggatgaggatgtggttgtggatgaggatgaggatgtgcCTGTGGTTATGGTTGTGGTTATGGacgaggatgtggttgtggatgagggtgaggatgtggatgaggatgtggatgtggatgaggatgtggttggGGACGACaatgtggttgtggatgaggatgtggatgaggatgtggttgtggataagGATGCAGTTGTGGATaaggatgtggttgtggttgtggatgaggatgaggatgaggatgtgaatgtggatgaggatgtggatgtggatgaggatgaggatgaggatctgcctgtggttgtggttgtggatgaggatgtggatgtggttgtggatgaggatgtggatgtggatgagtatgtggttgtggatgtggatgatgatgaggatgtggttgtggatgaggatgaggatgtggttgtggatgtggttgtggatgtggatgaggatgtggatgaggatgtggttgaGGATGATGATGTGGAtatggatgaggatgtggttgtggatgtggatgaggatgtggatgagggtgaggatgtggttgtggatgaggatgtggatgtggatgaggatgtggttgtggatgaggttgagtatgtggttgtggatgaggatgtggttgtggatgatgatgaggatgtggttgtggatgtggatgtggatgaggatgtggatgaggatgtggttgaGGATGATGATGTGGAtatggatgaggatgtggttgtggttgtggatgtggatgaggatgtggttgtggatgtgcctgtggttgtggatgaggatgaggatgtgcCTGTGGttatggttgtggttgtggacgaggatgtggttgtggatgagggtgaggatgtggatgaggatgtggatgtggatgaggatgtggttgtggatgaggatgtggatgtggttgtgcaTAAGGATGcagttgtggatgaggatgtggttgtggttgtggatgtggatgcggatgtggatgtggatgaggatgtggatgaggatgtgccTGTGGTTGTGGTtttggatgaggatgtggatgtggttaTGGATAAGGATGCGGATGTGGATGAGTATGTGGTTGTGGATGATGATGTGGAtatggatgaggatgtggttgtggatgtggatgtggatgagggtgaggatgtggttgtggatgtggatgaggatgtggttgtggataaggatgtggatgtggatgaggatgtggatgaggatgtggatgtggatgaagttgtggatgaggatgtggatgtggatgaggatgtggatgaggatgtggttgtggataaggatgtggatgtggatgaggatgtgaaTGTGGATGAAGTcttggatgaggatgtggatgtggatgaggatgaggatgtagttgtgaatgtggatgtggatgaggatgtggatgtgcctgtggttgtggttgtggatgtggatgtggttgtggataagGATgcggatgtggatgaggatgtggttgtggatgtggaagaggatgtggatgtggatgtggatgaggataaggatgtgtatgtgtatgaggataaggatgtggatgaggatgtggatgtggttgtggttgtggatgaggatgtggatgtggatatGGATGAGGAtttggatgtggttgtggatgaaaatgtggatgtggttgtggatgtggatgaggatgttgatgtgcctgtggatgtggatgaggatgtggatgtgcctgtggttgtggatgaggatgtgttTGCGGTTGTGGATGaggttgtggttgtggatgaggatgtgaatgaggatgtggatgaggatgatgatgtggttgtggatgtggatttggatgaggatgtggttgtggatgaggatgtgcctgtggttgtggttgtagttGTGGATGAGGATTTGGTTGTGGAtaaggatgtggatgtggatgtggatgaggatgtggttgtggatgaggatgtggatgtggatgacgatgtggatgaggatgtggttgtggatgaggatgaggatgaggatgtggggtggcaggtagcttagcggttaagagtgttgggacgGTAACTGAaacattggggtggcaggtagcttagcggttaagagtgttgggacgGTAACTGAaacattggggtggcaggtagcttagcggttaagagtgttgggacgTTAACTGAaacattggggtggcaggtagcttagcggttaagagtgttgggacgGTAACTGAaacattggggtggcaggtagcttagcggttaagagtgttgggacgGTAACTGAaacattggggtggcaggtagcttagcggttaagagtgttgggacgGTAACTGAAAcatcgctggttcgaatccctgaacCAACGAGGTGAGAAATCTGTTGAGCACTTTAGGCACTTACCCTAGTTtctcctgtaagtctctctggataagagtttcTATTAAATGACTGAACTGTAAAATGAGAGAACAGGGGAAGTGAAGTTTAGGATGTAGTTTCCCTTTTATTCATACCCAACTATTGATTGGCATGGGGAATGTGAGTCGAGAACAGCAGGCATCCTCCTCAGTAGAAGGTAATGGGATGTGGAGTGTTGTTGGAGCAAACAGTAATTCAAATTAAACATTTACAATAATTTCTTGTTGCCAGCCTTTAATACCTCTATTCCCTTTACTACCTCTATTCCCTTTAATACCTCTATTCCCGTTAATACCTCTATTCCATTTACTACCTCTATTCCCTTTACTACCTCTATTCCCTTTAATACCTCTATTCCCTTTACTATCTCTATTCCCTTTAATATCTCTATTCCCTTTAATATATATATTCCCTTTACTACCTCTATTCCCTTTACTACCTCTATTCCCTTCACTACCTCTATTCCATTTACGACCTCTATTCCCGTTAATACCTCTATTCCCTTTACTACCTCTATTCCCTTTCCTACCTCTATCCCCCTTTACTacccttttcccctttattcTCCCTTTACTACCTCTATTCCCCTTTACTACCTTTATTCCCTTCAATACCTCTATTCCCCCTTTCCCAGAGATGAGATGGAATTTGTGCAGacctcaaatcaaaatcaaatcaaatcaaattttatttgtcacatacacatggttagcagatgttaatgcaagtgtagcgaaatgcttgtgactCATATATTCTGTGGTATCTCATGGGGAATTCTCAGACTCCCAGCTCCcctgttttttgttttatttccaTGATTTTGTGGATGTAGTCCTGtgggaggagggcctggaaatGTTAACACCTCCAGCAGCTGATGCAGATAACTCTGgaagctgtacacacacacacacacacacacacacacacacacacacacacacacacacacacacacacacacacacacacacacacacacacacacacacacacacacacacacacacacacacacacacacacacacacacacacacacacacacacacgcaccaagtCAGTGTAATACATAAAGGCCTGAGAGTTATGAATTATCTCCTTCTACCATCTTGCTTAATTAAATTACCTGCTTTTTTAATCAGCCATTCGCTGCAGGGTTTAGGCATATTAAAACAATAACCGCATCTGTGTTGTAATTTCACTTTAATCAACACAGTAATTGTATTAATTATTGCGCTGTAAAAAAGTGCACGGCAAACACATTTCAGTAACAAATTTAGCAGTGGTCCTCATCCTACTGCCAACCAGTCTATTGTTGTGTACAATATAGCCAGACAGGCCAGTTTACCATCCTGCCTAGTGGACACTACAGGCCTGTAACTGGACAAGGAGGGATTGTGGGTCAGGGGTTACAGGAGAGAGTAGTTGGCATGCATCTCAAGAGTGATATCTGGGACTATTCAGTCAGTTACTTCATCACATTTCTGTTTATTCCTGGTGGGACAGGAATGATGAGTCAGTAGCTATGTGGTTTCAGTATTACAGTCACAACACAGCAGCTGTGTTTAGCAGCGCTAAATAAGATTAGGTCCTGCTTATTCCCTTCGCGTTTCTCTCCCTGGAGCTAGACAAGCTTGGATTAGTGTGCTTGGAAATGTCACACCCGATAAGTGTTAGCAATTCATTGTTTTGGTTTAGACTAAGCACCATGCCAAGCAGCTCTCGCTCTCCTAAATGTAGATTTAAAGTTCAATACTTACACAATGTCTTCATATGCTGATATTTCCCCTCCATAGGCGAAGGGAAGATGCATCGGAAAATGATATATTTTTAATGACTGGCTGTAAAATAATGTCAAGTAGGCCGTAAGCAGAAGCATCAGCCGACAGACCATGTGGTCACGGCACTAAACAGGAAGACGGCGACATAGCTAGAATGTCGGAGATGTGAAGATGGGGCCTAGGATGCgacccaaatggccccctattccctatatagtgcactactttttactagGGCCCATGAGCTACTGAGCTAGAGCAAGAGCTACTGTTGAAACCGCTGGCTTGACGACAGTGTCCATTTCAATTAGGGACATTAGCAATGACTTAGAAACCTGACAGCAAAATCTCATCTCTCACCAAAGGACATTTATAGAATGTATACACTGCATAAGGTCCCTTTTCTTCTACATAATTGATCCCTAATTAGCCATTAGTTATTCCATTACCCCTTTTAATCTGTAAATCATGAGCGCGGGATGGGCTGGCTCTGTAAATGGCGGCTCAGGCTCAGTCATTGACGAGTTCATAACTGCCCTAATGAAGGAATATGCTACTCGCACACTGAACCCCCGAGACTCTTCACATGGTGGTGGGACATAGATATTCCTGAGAATCTCTCACTCGTAGTAGTAAACCCTGGGATTCCCACAAAGTGGGGGAAATGGTACAGTTCAATGGTTATGGCGTTCGCCTCGTTGTGCCTGCGCACCTTCGCTCCCTCTAACCGCTGAGCCTTACTTCTCAGTCCGCAATTATACCAGTCAGAATAATGGAATTGGTTTGAGCGCTGGTGCAAGGATTCATTGTTAGGCTGTGTTACTCACAGAGTCAGAGGGCTTTATAATGAGACTCCTCTCTCAGAGAACAGCTTGGACAAAGGTTAGGTGTTATACCGTATGGAAAGGAGCAGCGGGGTGTTTCTACACTACAGTATGTGTCTTGTCGATTGTTCATTGCTGTCGGTTGTAAGCGGCTGCAGCAGAAACACAAGACGCCAGACAGAGCCAGATTCTACCATTTATTACACATAGGACATTCTTAAATAAAAATGCTCCACTGAACAGCTCTTGCATAGATATCTTACAATACCAATTTAAAAAAGAATTATGAAACAGACCAGTAACAAAAATAAATTTTTCTTCTTCCTTAATAAAGAACATTACCATACTAACATcatataatacaaataataatattttAAACACTTTGTACAGAAAAAAATGTAAACCAGGAAATAAAGAACCCAAGAACCAAAAAGTAATTGACCATGACAGGAGCAAGCGGAAGGaaagtggaggggggaggagggagtgagggaggggtggtgggaggggtggaggaatggagggaggaatggagggagagacacagagagaaagaaggaggggtaaggagggagagagggaggggtgaggagtggaggctgatgagtctggaaggaaggagaggtgatggtgttgttggcattatggagggagggagggagggtgagagggagggaggggtgaggagggagtgagggagggagggagagaatgaaggaaggaaggaaggaaggaaggaaggaaggaaggagggagggagggagggaggaatggagggagagacacagagagaaagaaggaggggtaaggagggaaagagggaggggtgaggagtggaggctgatgagtctggaaggaaggagaggtgatggtgttgttggcattatggagggagggagggagggagggagggaggggagggagggagggagggagggagggagggagagaatgaaggaaggaaggaaggaaggaaggagggagggagggagggagggagggagggagggagggagggagaaagaaggaaagggtgagagggaagggtgaggagggagtgagggagaggtggaggagtggaggctgaGGAGTCTGGCAGAAaggagaggtgatggtgttgttggcattatagagggagggagtctggtaggaaggagaggtgatggtgttgttggcattatggagggagggaggagtctggcagaaaggagaggtgatggtgttgttggcattatggagggagggaggagtctggcagaaaggagaggtgatggtgttgttggcattatggagggagggaggagtctggcagaaaggagaggtgatggtgttgttggcattatggagggagggaggagtctggcagaaaggagaggtgatggtgttgttggcattatggagggagggaggagtctggcagaaaggagaggtgatggtgttgttggcattatggagggagggaggagtctggcagaaaggagaggtgatggtgttgttggcattatggagggagggagtctggtaggaaggagaggtaATGGTGTTGCTGGCattatggagggatggaggagggatggagggagtggtggaggagtcTGGTAGGAAAGGGAGATGATGGTGTTGTTTGCattatggagggatggaggagggatggagggagtggtggaggagtctggtaggaaggagaggtgatggtgttgttggggttatggagggagtgaggagtctggtaggaaggagaggtgatggtgttgttggggttatggagtgagggagaggagcctggtaggaaggagaggtgatggtgttgttggcattatgaagggagggaggagcctggtaggaaggagaggtgatggtgttgttggcattatggagtgagggagaggagcctggtaggaaggagaggtgatggtgttgttggtattatgaagggagggaggagcctggtaggaaggagaggtgatggtgttgttggcattatagagggagggaggagtctggtaggaaggagaggtgatggtgttgttggtattatgaagggagggaggagtctggtaggaaggagaggtgatggtgttgttggcattatggagggagtgaggagtgtggtagga of the Oncorhynchus masou masou isolate Uvic2021 chromosome 10, UVic_Omas_1.1, whole genome shotgun sequence genome contains:
- the LOC135546862 gene encoding serine-rich adhesin for platelets-like, which translates into the protein MEGKYQHMKTLSTCHPTSSSSSSSTTTSSSTSSSTSTSSSTTTSSSTSTSTSLSTTKSSSTTTTTTTGTSSSTTTSSSKSTSTTTSSSSSTSSFTSSSTTTTSSTTANTSSSTTTGTSTSSSTSTGTSTSSSTSTTTSTFSSTTTSKSSSISTSTSSSTTTTTSTSSSTSLSSYTYTSLSSSTSTSTSSSTSTTTSSSTSASLSTTTSTSTTTTTGTSTSSSTSTFTTTSSSSSTSTSSSKTSSTFTSSSTSTSLSTTTSSSTSSSTSTSSSTTSSTSTSSSTSSSTSTSLSTTTSSSTSTTTSSPSSTSTSTTTSSSISTSSSTTTYSSTSASLSITTSTSSSKTTTTGTSSSTSSSTSTSASTSTTTTTSSSTTASLCTTTSTSSSTTTSSSTSTSSSTSSPSSTTTSSSTTTTITTGTSSSSSTTTGTSTTTSSSTSTTTTTSSSISTSSSSTTSSSTSSSTSTSTTTSSSSSTTTSSSTTTYSTSSTTTSSSTSTSSSTTTSSPSSTSSSTSTTTSSSISTSSSSTTSSSTSSSTSTTTSTTTSSSSSTTTSSSSSTSTTTYSSTSTSSSTTTSTSSSTTTTTGRSSSSSSSTSTSSSTFTSSSSSSSTTTTTSLSTTASLSTTTSSSTSSSTTTLSSPTTSSSTSTSSSTSSPSSTTTSSSITTTITTGTSSSSSTTTSSSSSTTTSSSSSSSKTTSSST